Sequence from the Puntigrus tetrazona isolate hp1 chromosome 11, ASM1883169v1, whole genome shotgun sequence genome:
AGGCCTAGTAGCAGGGGGTATTTTCTTTGGTAAGGGGATATTCAGAGCAGGACGGGGGTCTGAATGAGTCCTCTGTCTTGCAGGAATTTCCTTCAGGCAGCCAGCGAAGGGCATCAGGCTTAATCATAGTCCACATCCATCCACACACCTCAGACGACTCTTGCTCACTAAGCCGCCGACTCTGTTTTTTTAGAGCAGATGTGGTTTGCGCAGCAGCTACGGGCACAGGCCATGCAGTGTTcatgaatttgtatttatttatgtgcgtctgtgtgtttatgtatttcacaGGGAGCTAAAGGAGATCCGGGCCTTCCTGGTCTTCCGGGGCCTGCTGGCTTCATCGGGCAGAAAGGAGACAGGGTAGGATTTCAAAAGCAGAAACAAAccaatcaaaacatttattaacagtTGCATACTGTGCAGAGAgtgaaaatgtatgcatgcatagaaatacatttaactgACCTCCCAAAATGGCCAAGATGTGCAGTATATAGCAAACGCACTTGGTATTGCATCATATTATTTGGTTAGGCCTTTCAGAATTAGAAAGAAAGCTCTTGTACTGGTTCAGCATTATTCTCTTTATTATAGATTCTCTGTctacaaatgttttttcagaAACAAGTTGCCAAAATGAATcacttgaaataaaatctgaaaacattgtaaattaattgaaaatatattatatttgaaatggaCATTTTTAAGGCAGTTATAAGATTGGATATAATTAAGATTAAATGCACCTTATTGTAACATCCTATTTTATAATTTTCCAGGGTGCTGTTGGTCTAACTGGTCCAAAAGGAGAGcaagtaagtgtgtgtatatatatatatatatgtgtgtgtgtcacttttttatattctgtaaCATCAATTAAATCTATAttataatgcatgtttgtttagGGACCATCTGGTGAAGAGGGAACACCTGGATACAAAGGAGATGTTGTAAGTACAGATATAACAGCACAGATATTTACATGTCTTTGGATTTATTGGTTATGTATTCAGGTCGCAGGTCACGGTACTGTTGCTGATCCTAAACTCTGTGtccatttattttctcaggGTGATGAGGGAGAGCCAGGCGAGAAAGGATCGGTGAGATTGCTTTGAGAAGCGATGCTATCGTCTGTTACTGAAATaagtgttaaattaaataaaaaataatcgaataaaatagaaaataatataaaagctaGACATGTATAgacatatataaatttataaaattacaaaaatactaaaatgaaaggaacatatgaaaataaaaacatattcaaaatattaataaaaactataatagcatGTCAGTGATatacagtggtggccaaaattattGCAGCACTAGATTTTTCAccagctaaaaaaaatgtaaaatgtttaaagtcaGTTATTTATATGCTACTGTATTAAAATCTTTTGCTGTAGTatgtgtcagtaggaaatatcaaaaactgtgtttttccttgtttaatgacatgaagaaactgaGTCCAGATTTACAAGAACTGTGGCAATGTCTCCATGATGCTTGAAGAAACCTACCTACAAAGCACCATGAGAACTATACAATACAGAGggcaaaagctgctttaaacacaAAGGATGCTCACACCAAATGTTGGTTTAATTTAGTTAACAGAAGTTAATTGATAAAGAAAATCTGTTTATGGCAACATCCTCACTTTACAGCATTATTACACAAGTGCCTAAAACTTTAAACAGCACTGGAGCTTTGCAGGCAGGTTTCTTTTTGGAGACGTTTCTGCAGTTTTTCTGGATTGAGTCTTTCTCGGTTTGTTCAGTTTTTCATGTCATTCAAGACAGACTGGATGaccagatcagatcagatctctgtgttgAGCGCGGGCTGCTGACAGGCAATAATCTTACGTCATTAATAGGATTAATGGCAAAAGGGATGTCTGGAAATGCATAGAAAACcatagaaataactgactttttAAAGTATAGAAATAACCTTTTTAAAACTGGTGaaaatagtgttataataattttgtctACCACTCTATTAATCCATAAAATGTGTGCATCCATCCACAAAAGTCAATGTTGGCCTCCTTAAAAGTGTAGCAATGTTTAGCATTTGTTGTGTTCAGACAGGAAAACCAGGAGATGCAGGAAATAAAGGGCCAGAGGGAGGGCGTGGCCAACCTGGACTCGAGGGCCCAGCTGGAGAGCCTGGCCCAAGAGGCATGCAAGGTGACAGAGGTGTACCTGGACTGCCTGGGGCACAGGGACGACCAGTATGTCTGCTTTAATTATCCCATTATCGCCCCTTTACATATGTGACACTTTCATCATAGAGAGTTTGATTTCTGAGGAAACCTGTACTAAATGAGAAGTTTTATCTCAGTGTCTCGTCATTTCCGCATTAAAGAGGAAATGTTGACCATGTCCACATGATTTTCTTCCAGGGCCGAGCACCCACGGATGAACACATCAAGCAGGTCTGCATGAGGATTTTGCACGGTCGGTATTTTGGTGTCCAAACAGATATTTACGATTGTTAAATTcgaatgatttgttttttgaatGGATTTGCCGCACTTGGTTTCCTCACAGGACAGCTCGCGCAGTTGGCAGCCAGTCTGACCAGGCCCGAGTCGGGCATCTCTGGTTTGCCAGGTCCTCCTGGTCCCCCCGGCCCTCCAGGGCCCGCTGGAGACAATGGCTTCCCTGGGCATCCTGGAAGCAGAGGACTGCCGGGTCTCAAAGGGCCCCCGGGGCTCATAGGGAGGAAAGGGCCCAAAGGTACGAAGAGATGCAATGTTTCGATGCAGTTGGTTTTAGGTATAGAGGTGCAGTCGAATTTGTCCAATGTTCCCAGTCATTTCAATAGAAAGCCACGCATTTTTTGCAAAGGTAAAAAATTTCACAACAGTTTTTAGTTGGTCAAGTGGAAAATTGAGCTGTGCTTCAAGTGGCTCTACTTTTAAAAAGGTGACAGTATTTTACTAATATGACCACACCTTAAGGCATAAATaccatttttcttttgcttgtCATTGCATGCAGACATTACGATTAAACATGAAATGGATTGTTCCTATGAACTGTACAGGCACTAATCTGCAAAATTTCACAGTGACATGGACTGAATGAGACAAATGgccattttgtaaatgtataaaccGCATAAATGTGGTTTACTATCATAACACATGAAGGAAACACTGGActaaatattgtatttgtattagtCGTATTACTCGGTGACCAGTGTGCcacaatactgtgaaatatgattGGCCATGTATCGCTGGACGTCAGCAACCTATAAGAAGTATGTGAGCTCCGTGTCAAGTCCATTTACtcatacactttaaaaaacaatctaCTTCTTACATATTTGTTTGTCCTTTCTAGAGAAAAATATCTAAgcaaaattaaagcaaaatgaaaaataagtatttcTGCCGATGGGATAAGCAAAACAAAGCAGATTCAAAgggaatatgatttttttttttctggaccTTGGTTAAATTTGACACAGAAAATAAGATATATCTTATCATTCTTGTGAACGCATCTCGATTTAagaatgttaatatatttgtgacgctggagcacaaaaccagtcataatattcagaaacattttataacTCAGATTTACACATCATCTGCattaatacataatgtaatatttctattgATGGGGGTTTGTTGggattggacaatatttggcagaaatgcgaaaatctggaatctgagagtgaaaaaaaagtcaaaaggtgaagaaaatgcctttaaagttgtccatatgaagtttttagcaatgcatattactaatcagaaatgaagttttatatattcacagtaggaaatttacaaattacaaattttactaaacattttgacccatatccacaatgtatttttgattattgctacaaatataccccagcgacctTGTACTTGCAACAaggataatttttttgcattgcattacaaCTGACTATATATAGTTGGCATTCAgcactgtttaatattttattaatttatttcctaTTCCCAGAACAAATCTGGGATTCTTTTTTAGGACACGAAGCACCACCTACATCCTATATTACACTATAAAACCTTTGTGTTCTCCTTCATTTAGGTGACCAAGGTGACAGGGGAGATAGAGGGCCCACAGTTGAGGGGTCTAAAGGAATACCTGGACCGCCAGGGCTCCCAGGTAagatctaatctaatctaatactGTATCCATCAGTGTGTGTTAAATGATCTTTAAATCTCTAAATATCATGCTCCTGACTGCTGGCCTGTTTATCCACCGGCTCTCAGGTGATCCTGGGAAACCAGCATATGGCAGTAATGGGCGTGACGGTCTGAGAGGACCAGTAGGTGCTCCTGGAATGCCAGGTGTTCCCGGGCCACCAGGTCCCCCCGGCCCTAATGGATACTGCGAGTCATCTCAGTGCGTGCTTCAAGCAGTTGCGAGTCCAATATCTGCCAAAGAGTCCAACATGAAGGGGCCAGATGGTCTATGAGCTGACAGCCATCAGCAAGCCACACATCAGAGCCCAGCGTCTCTGGACAGACACTTGAGAGACTAACGGAGTGACTCCCTCTACAAGGAGATTTCTGTGTCAGTGGTATATGAGGGTGTGACTGTACTTATCAAACACCTGTGAGGAGTTGGATCAATCCATATTAGGGTTCCCAGTTTCACTTAGTCCcgaagaattatttttttttttggatatacTTTTGTATAGTTCCAGTAATTCTATTAAGaatcaaaataaatctaaattgccccataaataatgaaataatagcTAGCTCAATCTCATTTGAATATACTTTGTATACCTGGATGCATACAAAACCATGCCGACACAACTTGGTCACTTTACACATTAAAGGCTGTTAAAAGGACTTTAAAACAGGAGGGGGTCCTAAACATTGTAAATTTGTCAATattgcatttctaaaaaatagattgcaagcattttattaaatggtttttaagttgttttaacCTTAGAGACACTCTCCAATTTCGTGAAAATTTTTGTGGTTCAGTGAGGGAGAGGTCCTTGATGTTTAAAAACGAACTAGGAATTTtctatattctttatttattgcagAAAAGATTGATGTGACACCAACGGTTGTGAAAAGGgaggaaaataaaagaattttgATAAAGtgctgcatgtttttaattaaaaaagttaaaaatcaaGCACAGACGAGGTCAAATGCTCCTTCAGTGTATCTTTATTGTACTCTCAAATTGGCAAACTTGTTTCTTGCTATACTAAAACACATATCCAATGATATAAATAGGTGGTTTAACAGTACACATAATCAAATACCGTACGCAAATCAAGTATTGAAATATTAAGTTACGCACATCaaataaaaaggcataaaaataCCGCAGACATTGAGGTCCAGTTTTAAGCcaaaacacaaacatcacaCTATTGACATGGCAGTAATAGGTAAACAAAGTTTGgataaacaacaaaaagtagTACCCCACccttcaatatatttatataaagaggTTTTATtttcctatatattttttattaatctttcttcttgaattttttttttctgcaaaaaacaTCTTTGAGAAACCTCTCCAAATGCCACGAGAACTCCTCCACCAGACGGTGTCTTTCTGCTGTGAtaaggcatttattttttatcttttcgGAGGCAGGCGTTTATTACTGATTGACTGAaatcatcaacaacaaaaaaaatgtacgaaattattctttaattaaaCCATTTAGGCTGTAATGTTGTACTACGTGTTTGGCAGATGTTTCACCAACATAAAGCTCATTGCAAAACACTAAGCTCATGTTCAAAACAAGCGCTTAACCTTGGTTCTCCACaggaaatacataaaaacaaaagagaaggGCAGGGGACACTTGTAACGAAATAAGCATAATTTTCgtaacagcattttcacagttaCCAATTAAGAGAACAAACTACCTATGCTAGATACAAATTCCCATTAAACATTTGAGAAAGGCTGACACGCGAGCTTTTACTGAATGCAGCAGTTGTTGCGGTGGCCGTTGGAATCCTTGAATCGAAGGCGCATTTTGGGACGATATTTTTCCAGATAGAAGAGCTGCTTGCTGTTGAATGCTCCGCGGCGCTTTCTGtggagatgaaaaaaaaaaaaaaaaaaattaaacaaacctTCATTAAGAATGAAGAATGTATTCTTTCCAAAAATATGAAGTTAACTTACTGTCGAATGAACTGAACTGCATCCTCATATTTCATGCCACACTCAATCAGGGCCAGAGCAACCAGAACTGGAGCtctgtgggggaaaaaatgagaTTTCAATGCAACGTTCAAAATGGGTTTCATTGCATGTTTACACCTTATGACATACGCAATGATGCCATAAAATTACCTTCCAAGGCCTGCAACACAATGCACGGCAATACAGCAGCCTGGCTCCTCCCTAAACTTCATCCGAAGAAGATTCAGCCAATCATCAACGATCTGGTTAGATGGAGGAGCTCCATCGTCAAAGGGCCAATCCTGCGTTAAAAGACGGCCTGAGATAAGAATGGATATTCCTATTCATTGTCAGGTAGGTGAACTGGTTCACGTGGACTTACCAGAACTTGAATGCCTTCTTTAACAACCAGGTTTGCATCATACGTGGCCTCACACACTCGAACTACTGTAGTCACTCCATATTTCTTCAGTTCCTAACACAAGGGATGGGGAGCATCATGTAAGTGATGTTTTGCAGTTACTGTAATTATGAGGGTTTTATAATCTATGCTAAACAACACTTCTAGTGTGTTTGAACCAACACTCACCTCAATGAATTTGTGAAGCGTGGCATTAGTGGGGTTGTGGGTAATGAGGAATCTCATGTTTTTGTAAGTGATCTCCACTGGGGCAGGTCTATTCATACGAgccatttttgactttttgaaatAGCTTGAAGAtctcaaaggaaaaaaatggaGTAAACTCTCTCTAACAACAAAAGAAATCTGGCTGATACGATTAGGAGAAAAGAGGTGTGACGGgattaatagcaaaaaaaaaaaaaaaagaaaagaaaggaaaagaaaaaaaccaagGCTGGTCCTCTGGTGAAGAGTGAAGACGTAGGGCCGGCGAGGGCAGTGAACttcaagagattttttttacccCATCCAGAACCGCCGACCGCTGTGGACGCCTGCTCTCCAAGCCTGATCCCGCCAACGTTAAAACTCTAACACAAGTCTCTCTTCTGATGAGGTAGCGAGGCCGGCCGTTCACTTCTCTGCATAAACGCCGTGCTGAGCCTGGCAGTAATCGCCACTGCCCTTCAGAAACTCCATAAATGTGTGACCCAAAACACCACAGAACTGCTGCAAGGACACAAGAACAGAAGCACGCGGTCAGGGCACAGGACTTCATTTATCTCTCTCATCCTGATTTAAAGCAGCTATTTTTTCTGCATGTCCAGCTGAGCCAGTAGTTTGTTTCTATATGCCCTTgcctatattaatatattatagaaataaaaaaaaagcagcaaattctGCAAATTCCTAATTGTTAAGTTTAGAATGTCATACAATGTTTTTGTCACAAATGTCATTAACACTACATATTATTTTAGCCCAATGTTTTGTAATCTACATTTTCACATATACTAATAACTGttgttaattgtaaaaatgtattcctgaaaaaaaaaaaaaaatatatatatatatatatatatatatatatatatatatatatatatatatatacatatatatacacacaacacacacatatacaatacAGCTAAGCTGTTCAAAGCCGAAAACAATACCCATTCTTGTCTTTGAGTAtctttaatgaactttttatGATCCACTTCAATTGTTCACTACTGTGtgtacaatataatattatacatatatatatatatatatatatatatatatatacatacacataaaattacgatagttgttgtttttttaattaaaaatcttcaGACGACAACCTGATTTGGATAGATTATGACGCTCTGTACCGACCAATCAGCAGCCAGTATCAGTGTAATCTTAAATTCACACTCTCATAAATACATATGATATATCCCGATAGGCTAAAGTCGTGAAGCAGAGTATGCACAATAGCATGAACCACATCTCCCTCAAACACATGACTCATGGTGCGTCAGTCCGCGGTATGTGGGTCATTGTTTCAGAGGAAACACTCGATTTCTGGGAAGACTGAAGTCTTCGTGTTAGTCTCGTGAGGACACGCACGTGTCTCAGCAGCTCTTCGGGATTACCACACGCTAAGCCTCTTtagcaaatcattttaaaaagacacaacAAACCTCGTGTAGTAGTAACTTCAATCTACATGCAAATCGAACGCAAGGCACAGATGGTCGGTTGAGTTATTTTCAGAGAGACTTTATGGAAATCAAGTGCAAGGGCCGCAAATGAAGCCAATAAAATGACCCGTTTCTCGGATAAAATTTGCCTTTGGTCACGGTGTCAAAAGTGGTGAAATGTTTGAATTCTACAACCGATGTGAAGCTTCGTGCTGAACAAAAACAGAGATTTTAACACGCGGAACATCAGGATATGCTAATTAATCAGGGCTGACACAAAGACTTCCGCTTGGCTAATATTAGCAACGGGGCCAAAAGCTTACAAATCACATTAGTGTTCAACAAAAACGCAACACGGACTCTATTTCTAAACACTTGATAAGattcactttttaatttaaccGACTAAAGTGAAATGAGAGCGAAATGTCGCGCCCGGTTCTCCCTGATGTAGCTGCGAGGCTAACTTAAACTAACACCGAGCGATCATTTCATCGACGTTATAGCTTTACAATCAAAtcttcataaacacacacataacattttACCGTTTTGTAGACGGTAAAGCAGAAATATTAACGTATTCATAAGCTGTGGTCGACAACAAAACCTGTTCTGCTCCGGTGCTAACCGGCTCGCAGATTGAGACTAAATGCCACAAAAACAAACCCCGAATTCGCTTCAAAACATACGCGTTTTTATGTTAAAAGGTTTCACTTACTGGAATATGCTTACTCATTGAAGATTGTAGCTTAATCATAAAGCCGCTCCGGAGAATAAGTGTTGTGGTGTTTGACCATACAGCGCTGCCGTGTATGTGACGGAGTCTCCGGTAACCGGTTACAGCTGGACTCAAGAAACCGCACCCTACAACACACTCCAACACACTACAGCGCATACAGCCAAACTCACCCAACATC
This genomic interval carries:
- the ptp4a1 gene encoding protein tyrosine phosphatase type IVA 1 isoform X2, whose product is MARMNRPAPVEITYKNMRFLITHNPTNATLHKFIEELKKYGVTTVVRVCEATYDANLVVKEGIQVLDWPFDDGAPPSNQIVDDWLNLLRMKFREEPGCCIAVHCVAGLGRAPVLVALALIECGMKYEDAVQFIRQKRRGAFNSKQLFYLEKYRPKMRLRFKDSNGHRNNCCIQ
- the ptp4a1 gene encoding protein tyrosine phosphatase type IVA 1 isoform X1, with protein sequence MGSSSYFKKSKMARMNRPAPVEITYKNMRFLITHNPTNATLHKFIEELKKYGVTTVVRVCEATYDANLVVKEGIQVLDWPFDDGAPPSNQIVDDWLNLLRMKFREEPGCCIAVHCVAGLGRAPVLVALALIECGMKYEDAVQFIRQKRRGAFNSKQLFYLEKYRPKMRLRFKDSNGHRNNCCIQ